The following are encoded together in the Candidatus Babeliales bacterium genome:
- a CDS encoding F-box protein, producing the protein MNKEVVFSSILVPKDIYAHIISYCDFQSIKRVSATCKELYENKIIDKILNDRSSVVYKDFALEKNYDFCSKLLCHYASCIKNIVSEQGKDHDKEIVNSY; encoded by the coding sequence ATGAATAAAGAAGTTGTTTTCTCTTCTATTTTAGTGCCTAAAGATATATATGCGCATATTATTAGTTATTGTGATTTTCAGTCAATAAAAAGAGTGAGCGCGACTTGTAAAGAGCTGTATGAAAATAAAATTATTGATAAAATTTTAAATGATAGATCTTCAGTTGTATACAAAGATTTTGCATTAGAAAAAAATTATGATTTTTGTTCTAAACTGCTTTGTCATTATGCTTCTTGTATAAAAAACATTGTATCGGAACAAGGGAAGGATCATGATAAAGAAATAGTAAATTCGTAT